A stretch of DNA from Ranitomeya variabilis isolate aRanVar5 chromosome 1, aRanVar5.hap1, whole genome shotgun sequence:
CAATGTAATCCATAACTGCAGCAAATGCAAGTGCCGGCTGGCACATACCGATCAGATGTCAGTGTCACACATGTGCAGCCTGGAGCAATGCTGGGATCGCTCTACACAGGCTCCTGTCGCATATTAATGAATGCCCAAACCGAGTAATCCAGGCAATCAAAGCACACAAAATCGTTTGAAAATAGAGGTGCCCACACAGTATAAAACATAATGTATCCACCATATTGGCTATGCAAAGGACCATAGGATACCAGTAGGATGAATGAGCGCAAATTACGCTACATAAATCCAACCAGTTAACCACTACTAACCCATATGTTCAGAAACTGCGTAACGATCGCACAGCGCATGCTCCTGCGCCGCATAGTGATAGAAACCTGCAAAAAATATCAGAGCTGTCAAGACGCATTAAGATGAGCCAAATACACTGTATGAGCTGTCATACTGCCAATAAAGTATGTGAGCGCTAATGCCATGAGAGGGAACCGCTCCATGCACCACGCTACGATACCACCCATAGATGCAGCAAGTACAAGCGCCAGCTAGCACATACCGATCAGATGCTGTTGCCACATAAGTATAGCCTGGAGCAATACTGAGATCGCTCTACACAGGCTCCTGCGTCGTATAATAAGAAATACCCAAAATTACCCAGGCAATCAGGATGCCATTCAGTGAGCACTTCAAAGTAGAAGTGTCCACACAGTGTAAAACGCATCcactgcagtgactgtgcaggaatGCAATAAAACACCAAACGAATGAATGCATGCAGCCAACGCTACATAACTAACCAGTTAACCCCCTCATGTCCTGTGTGTTCAGGAGCAGCGTAACAATCACACTGCGCATACTCCTACGCTGCATAGCGTTAGGAGCCTGTATAGAATAACCAGGACTATCAAAATGCTTTAGATGGACCCTATTTGCTGTAGGGTTACACCCTAACCCCATAGAATGAAAAATACATTAACGCACATGAACTTGCAACGATATTATAATGGAAGGTACACAGTGGACAAGAAACTCACAGACTATCAAAGATATAGTAGAGGTGCCAAATATTAAAGGGCATTTACAGCAAACCCCACGACTATACCCGAAAGGCCTTATTAAGTGTAGTGGCACAGGGGAGCCAATCTGAATACCCGAATATCCTGGCCCTAAGATGAAAAACAGTGGTACACTTAGGGATTAGAGAACACAAAGACcccctatagatatacagtacctcATGAAGGAGTAATCTTTATTGCGCCCACCAACATATACTCATGAATACAGGGACAAAAAATCGTAGATACCATAGTAGAGACTCATATTGCCCCCTGCAACCACGGACAccataggtggtacagaaagacatATAGGTCGCTATAGTAGATAACCCAGGGGAGGCCAATTCAATCAGGTTTGTTTGTAAAACCCTGTAAATAGAAGGTCCTCATTGAGACCAAAAGGAGTTAGACAATTAAGATCGAAAATCCATCTAGATTCACGCCTCAAAAGTTCCAGGGTGACATTGCCCCCTCTAATGTTCGTTTGAACGCCCTCCAATCCAAGTATCTTGGTATCCACCAGTTGGGAGTTATGTTCGTCCAGGTAGTGTGTAGCCACTGACGTTAAAGTCTTTCCTTTAGCCTTATCCGCTTTAGCCATGGAAATATTTGAGAAGTGTTGCTGTATGCGTTTCCTCAACTCCTGTGTAGTCTGTCCGACATACACCTTACGGCACGGGCATATCAAAGCGTACACCAGGTTCCGAGATTTGCAATTGAAGTAAGCCTTAGTGGAGATCTGTAAAGGCAAAGTGGGCAAGGTAATAACTCTATCACCAACCATATAGGGACAAACATTACAATTCCCACAAGGGAATGTACCCGTGAGTCTGACCCCCCTATTCAACCTCTTGGTTGGCCGCTGAAAATGGCTATGGCTCAAACAGTCCCTCAAATTTTTAGCCCTCCTAGCTATTAGACTCGGTTGAGTAGCAATGTGTGGTTGCAATCTGACCTCACTACGCAAAATACCCCAATATTTGGAGAGGATATTTCTTACATCCGTCCACTGGTTATTATAGGCCGTAATAACCCCCAATGGTTTAACAGATGTCTTAGCACGAGGATGTAAGAGAACCGACCTGTCGCTATCTCTTGCTGCAACAAAAGCGCGAGAGATTACCTTGTGTGGGTATCCACGTTCACGAAAGCGTGTAGTGAGTTCCCGAGAGCATCTGTCGAAGTCATCTTGCTGGCTACAGTTCCTCTTGACTCTGAAAAACTGTCCTCTCGGAATGCCTGTCTTCAAATGTTGAGGATGGAAACTATTGAAGTGGAGGAGACTATTAGTAGCTGTAGGCTTCCGATACAAGGTGGTATTGATTTTTGTCTCCCTCACACTCAGTTTAAGGTCCAGGAATTCAATATCCACTTGGGAGTAATGAGATGTCAATCGGATGTTCCATGGATTTTCATTTAGTGTCTTGACAAATTCCTGACACtcatccagggtgcctgtccagaggaatagAACATCATCAATATATCGAAGCCACTTGATAACATATTTGGCATAcccctccagacagtacaccctggtagcctcccaccaccccaaaaagaggttggcataagccggggcacagcgagcccccatagccgtgcccctcaCTTGCCTATAGAAGACACGGTCAAAGGTGAAGAAGTTCCTATCCAGGATAAACAGCAGCAGATCCAACAGAAACGAATCGTGTCTCCTATCCCCCGATGAATTCAAGTCCAGAAAATACGCTACAGCTTGTGTCCCCAACTCATGGCTTATACACGTGTAAAGGGACTCCACATCCAGGGTCACCAGCCACGTGTTGGGAGGAACCTCGAAGTCCTGCAGCAATGAAATCAGAGATGTTGAGTCCTTGACATACGATTGTAAATTAAGGACCAGGGGCTGAAGAAAAAAGTCAATGTAGGTGCAGGGACGCTCAAGTAGTCCCCCTATCCCCGACACTATAGGCCTGCCCGGTGGAACCTCCAACGACTTATGGACCTTGGGGAGCATGTAAAAGGTCGGGGTCCTAGGATGTTGGGTGGTCAAAAACTCTCTCTCACGTTTATTAATGATGTTATATGTAAACGCATTATCTAACAGCCGGTTTAATTTAGCTTGAAAAGCACCTGTAGGGTCAGAGGGAAGGACTTGATAACACTCTGTGTTGCGTAATTGACGCATAGCTTCCTGGACATAGAGGTTAACTGGCCAAATGACcaaattgccccccttgtccgcctcccgAATAACGAAGTCCCTATTGGACCCCAGCCGTGCTATGATGGCCTGTTCGTCTTTACTGATATTCCTGCTCCTGGTAGGGTCTAGTTTCAATTGATGtacctccctacatacagcatcaAAGAAACATTGCACAGCCGGGCATAATGCAAACGAGGGGGTGGCCTGAGATGGTAATCGTCCAGTAAACTTACGTCTAGTATGACCTTCCTCCCCTTCGTCCAGCAGATCCAATAAATCCCGCAGTATCTGTCTATCACACGTGGAGAGATCATCCAATGCTGCAGAGCGATGAAACAGAACCTTAAATGTAAGCTGTCTGCAAAACAGGTAAACGTCCTTAATAAAGGTGAATTTGTCCAGGCCACTAGTTGGGCAAAAAGATAGCCCCTTCTCCAATACTGTAACCTCAGCCTCCGATAGATTATATGTGGACAAGTTTATGATTTGTAGCTTACCAGCAGCTGGTGGACACCGTGAATCCATATCTAGTATTGGCGTTTCCTGTATTGCCGTGTCTCTCGCTGGTTCCTGGGCGACCATGCCTTGTAATTCTTGGTTCGTTTTCTCTGTGCCGTGTCTCTTCCTGCGGCCCCTCCTGTGGCGCTTTCGACGTCGCTCGGGCCCGAGGATAAAAAATCATCGCTAGATTGTATATCAGGCGTAGTGATGGTACTGGCAGCTATCGTGCCTTCTGGTGCACCAAACCTTTTATTTCCTCTGTGCACCCACCTGTAAGCTCGACCATTTTTAAAATCAAGTTGGTCTCTCCTATATTTCTGCTTTTTCTTGGCTATAACCTCTTTTTCAAAGCTATCTATCGTATTTTTAAGTTGAGCTTGAAAGGGTTCAACCAGTGTGGTTCTGTCAAATTTGAGAAGTTTCTCCTCACAAGATTTGATTTTGTCTCTCAATGTTCTCAATACACCCTGATCATGCTCCAATAGCATGTCAATTAGAATATGAGAGCATTTCAACAATCCAGACTCCCAAATATTTTGAAACCCAGATTCCACTTCCCATGCCGGGAAAATCTGTACCCTAAGGCCTCTGGGAACCAGTCCCGCTTTCTTGTATCCTTCTAGTGATTTAACGTTCCACCAAGATTTAGTGAGTGCCTTATGCAAACTGGTGAGTTCTCTAGTAACAATTTGAAAATCATCATTGTCACCCCTACTACCGGGGTCATCCCCATAGTCATCATTAAAAATACCACTGGCCTGACTACTCCATGCAGCCTCTCGTGCTGCCAAATCCATAGTAATACAATATCCTATCAAACAAGATATgggaaatagtaataataataatgaaaaggtTACTCAGACTACCGTGTGCCAACACCCAGAAGATGTGGTCAAAGGAGACACCACATAAACACAATCAGTATACATATAATGGAAAGGGGGCACCACGGATCATGGGATACCACCAGGACCTGAGACATATGAGCATACACAAAAGGTGAAACAGACAAGGTCCTAAGaaaggggatcaccacaacaaggaaatggcgaaaaattatatatacacagctttattgaaatatatatacaaacaagggtaacaaacacatggacatataaaaacacttaaaaagcatacaaatgctatacacaacagcccctaatacggccgtaccccacataggactcgagtcatgtacatatgatgtaattacctagaaccaaattgctcatagaatgaaagaaataggccaagctacctgggcactcccctgggtactgcaaatgggaacagaccactaatagtgtgaatgcaaaatagcaagagtataaagcccacatagacatacaaatccctgcactgcaagtgctagataagggacacacatgcacaaacctgcctagcatgtagagacgacaggtgtgtacataacggtacataaatgtcaagcagcaaaaaatatatcagcataatgcctcaatagcatgtgactaactatctaacatgccactatacagaaaaatagcaccaagatagtgtgagctgtagagatagcatattacccagggcacataatgcccaagcctatagcgcctggaaaaagagtcctaatgtgggctacaaggagacccaacgcgtatcgccaccacaccgggcagcttcgtcaggggtaatttaAAGACCAAGTACTTGCCCCTTATATAACACATAAATGAATAGCATTACCATAATCAGCTGTGCTGCTGCTAGATCGGCCGCATGGAGTAGTATGAGTCACACCAACATGGAGAATCTCCCCCATCTGAGCATGCTCCGGCATCGAACGCTGATTGGTGTGAAAATACAGTTGCCGGGGAGACAAGAAAAGCTTCCAGAGTTTAACCCTTCGGTATGAGGGAGCCACTACATGCACCACGCTGCAATGTAATCCATAACTGCAGCAAATGCAAGTGCCGGCTGGCACATACCGATCAGATGTCAGTGTCACACATGTGCAGCCTGGAGCAATGCTGGGATCGCTCTACACAGGCTCCTGTCGCATATTAATGAATGCCCAAACCGAGTAATCCAGGCAATCAAAGCACACAAAATCGTTTGAAAATAGAGGTGCCCACACAGTATAAAACATACAAGGCAAGTACTTGGTCTTtaaattacccctgacgaagctgcccggtgtggtggcgatacgcgttgggtctccttgtagcccacattaggactctttttccaggcgctataggcttgggcattatgtgccctgggtaatatgctatctctacagctcacactatcttggtgctatttttctgtatagtggcatgttagatagttagtcacatgctattgaggcattatgctgatatattttttgctgcttgacatttatgtaccgttatgtacacacctgtcgtctctacatgctaggcaggtttgtgcatgtgtgtcccttatctagcacttgcagtgcagggatttgtatgtctatgtgggctttatactcttgctattttgcattcacactattagtggtctgttcccatttgcagtacccaggggagtgcccaggtagcttggcctatttctttcattctatgagcaatttggttctaggtaattacatcatatgtacatgactcgagtcctatgtggggtacggccgtattaggggctgttgtgtatagcatttgtatgctttttaagtgtttttatatgtccatgtgtttgttacccttgtttgtatatatatttcaataaagctgtgtatatataatttttcgccatttccttgttgtggtgatcccctttCTTAGGACCTTGTCTGTTTCACCTTTTGTGTATGCTCATATGTCTCAGGTCCTGGTGGTATCCCATGATCCGTGGTGCCCCCTTTCCATTATATGTATACTGATTGTGTTTATGTGGTGTCTCCTTTGACCACATCTTCTGGGTGTTGGCACACGGTAGTCTGAGTAaccttttcattattattattactatttcccATATCTTGTTTGATAGGATATTGTATTACTATGGATTTGGCAGCACGAGAGGCTGCATGGAGTAGTCAGGCCAGTGGTATTTTTAATGATGACTATGGGGATGACCCCGGTAGTAGGGGTGACAATGATGATTTTCAAATTGTTACTAGAGAACTCACCAGTTTGCATAAGGCACTCACTAAATCTTGGTGGAACGTTAAATCACTAGAAGGATACAAGAAAGCGGGACTGGTTCCCAGAGGCCTTAGGGTACAGATTTTCCCGGCATGGCAAGTGGAATCTGGGTTTCAAAATATTTGGGAGTCTGGATTGTTGAAATGCTCTCATATTCTAATTGACATGCTATTGGAGCATGATCAGGGTGTATTGAGAACATTGAGAGACAAAATCAAATCTTGTGAGGAGAAACTTCTCAAATTTGACAGAACCACACTGGTTGAACCCTTTCAAGCTCAACTTAAAAATACGATAGATAGCTTTGAAAAAGAGGTTATAGCCAAGAAAAAGCAGAAATATAGGAGAGACCAACTTGATTTTAAAAATGGTCGAGCTTACAGGTGGGTGCACAGAGGAAATAAAAGGTTTGGTGCACCAGAAGGCACGATAGCTGCCAGTACCATCACTACGCCTGATATACAATCTAGCGATGATTTTTTATCCTCGGGCCCGAGCGACGTCGAAAGCGCCACAGGAGGGGCCGCAGGAAGAGACACGGCACAGAGAAAACGAACCAAGAATTACAAGGCATGGTCGCCCAGGAACCAGCGAGAGACACGGCAATACAGGAAACGCCAATACTAGATATGGATTCACGGTGTCCACCAGCTGCTGGTAAGCTACAAATCATAAACTTGTCCACATATAATCTATCGGAGGCTGAGGTTACAGTATTGGAGAAGGGGCTATCTTTTTGCCCAACTAGTGGCCTGGACAAATTCACCTTTATTAAGGACGTTTACCTGTTTTGCAGACAGCTTACATTTAAGGTTCTGTTTCATCGCTCTGCAGCATTGGATGATCTCTCCACGTGTGATAGACAGATACTGCGGGATTTATTGGATCTGCTGGACGAAGGGGAGGAAGGTCATACTAGACGTAAGTTTACTGGACGATTACCATCTCAGGCCACCCCCTCGTTTGCATTATGCCCGGCTGTGCAATGTTTCTTtgatgctgtatgtagggaggtaCATCAATTGAAACTAGACCCTACCAGGAGCAGGAATATCAGTAAAGACGAACAGGCCATCATAGCACGGCTGGGGTCCAATAGGGACTTCGTTATTcgggaggcggacaaggggggcaatttgGTCATTTGGCCAGTTAACCTCTATGTCCAGGAAGCTATGCGTCAATTACGCAACACAGAGTGTTATCAAGTCCTTCCCTCTGACCCTACAGGTGCTTTTCAAGCTAAATTAAACCGGCTGTTAGATAATGCGTTTACATATAACATCATTAATAAACGTGAGAGAGAGTTTTTGACCACCCAACATCCTAGGACCCCGACCTTTTACATGCTCCCCAAGGTCCATAAGTCGTTGGAGGTTCCACCGGGCAGGCCTATAGTGTCGGGGATAGGGGGACTACTTGAGCGTCCCTGCACCTACATTGACTTTTTTCTTCAGCCCCTGGTCCTTAATTTACAATCGTATGTCAAGGACTCAACATCTCTGATTTCATTGCTGCAGGACTTCGAGGTTCCTCCCAACACGTGGCTGGTGACCCTGGATGTGGAGTCCCTTTACACGTGTATAAGCCATGAGTTGGGGACACAAGCTGTAGCGTATTTTCTGGACTTGAATTCATCGGGGGATAGGAGACACGATTCGTTTCTGTTGGATCTGCTGCTGTTTATCCTGGATAGGAACTTCTTCACCTTTGACCGTGTCTTCTATAGGCAAGtgaggggcacggctatgggggctcgctgtgccccggcttatgccaacctctttttggggtggtgggaggctaccagggtgtactgtctggaggggTATGCCAAATATGTTATCAAGTGGCTTCGATATATTGATGATGTTctattcctctggacaggcaccctggatgaGTGTCAGGAATTTGTCAAGACACTAAATGAAAATCCATGGAACATCCGATTGACATCTCATTACTCCCAAGTGGATATTGAATTCCTGGACCTTAAACTGAGTGTGAGGGAGACAAAAATCAATACCACCTTGTATCGGAAGCCTACAGCTACTAATAGTCTCCTCCACTTCAATAGTTTCCATCCTCAACATTTGAAGACAGGCATTCCGAGAGGACAGTTTTTCAGAGTCAAGAGGAACTGTAGCCAGCAAGATGACTTCGACAGATGCTCTCGGGAACTCACTACACGCTTTCGTGAACGTGGATACCCACACAAGGTAATCTCTCGCGCTTTTGTTGCAGCAAGAGATAGCGACAGGTCGGTTCTCTTACATCCTCGTGCTAAGACATCTGTTAAACCATTGGGGGTTATTACGGCCTATAATAACCAGTGGACGGATGTAAGAAATATCCTCTCCAAATATTGGGGTATTTTGCGTAGTGAGGTCAGATTGCAACCACACATTGCTACTCAACCGAGTCTAATAGCTAGGAGGGCTAAAAATTTGAGGGACTGTTTGAGCCATAGCCATTTTCAGCGGCCAACCAAGAGGTTGAATAGGGGGGTCAGACTCACAGGTACATTCCCTTGTGGGAATTGTAATGTTTGTCCCTATATGGTTGGTGATAGAGTTATTACCTTGCCCACTTTGCCTTTACAGATCTCCACTAAGGCTTACTTCAATTGCAAATCTCGGAACCTGGTGTACGCTTTGATATGCCCGTGCCGTAAGGTGTATGTCGGACAGACTACACAGGAGTTGAGGAAACGCATACAGCAACACTTCTCAAATATTTCCATGGCTAAAGCGGATAAGGCTAAAGGAAAGACTTTAACGTCAGTGGCTACACACTACCTGGACGAACATAACTCCCAACTGGTGGATACCAAGATACTTGGATTGGAGGGCGTTCAAACGAACATTAGAGGGGGCAATGTCACCCTGGAACTTTTGAGGCGTGAATCTAGATGGATTTTCGATCTTAATTGTCTAACTCCTTTTGGTCTCAATGAGGACCTTCTATTTACAGGGTTTTACAAACAAACCTGATTGAATTGGCCTCCCCTGGGTTATCTACTATAGCGACCTATatgtctttctgtaccacctatggTGTCCGTGGTTGCAGGGGGCAATATGAGTCTCTACTATGGTATCTACGATTTTTTGTCCCTGTATTCATGAGTATATGTTGGTGGGCGCAATAAAGATTACTCCTTCATgaggtactgtatatctataggggGTCTTTGTGTTCTCTAATCCCTAAGTGTACCACTGTTTTTCATCTTAGGGCCAGGATATTCGGGTATTCAGATTGGCTCCCCTGTGCCACTACACTTAATAAGGCCTTTCGGGTATAGTCGTGGGGTTTGCTGTAAATGCCCTTTAATATTTGGCACCTCTACTATATCTTTGATAGTCTGTGAGTTTCTTGTCCACTGTGTACCTTCCATTATAATATCGTTGCAAGTTCATGTGCGTTAATGTATTTTTCATTCTATGGGGTTAGGGTGTAACCCTACAGCAAATAGGGTCCATCTAAAGCATTTTGATAGTCCTGGTTATTCTATACAGGCTCCTAACGCTATGCAGCGTAGGAGTATGCGCAGTGTGATTGTTACGCTGCTCCTGAACACACAGGACATGAGGGGGTTAACTGGTTAGTTATGTAGCGTTGGCTGCATGCATTCATTCGTTTGGTGTTTTATTGCattcctgcacagtcactgcagtgGATGCGTTTTACACTGTGTGGACACTTCTACTTTGAAGTGCTCACTGAATGGCATCCTGATTGCCTGGGTAATTTTGGGTATTTCTTATTATACGACGCAGGAGCCTGTGTAGAGCGATCTCAGTATTGCTCCAGGCTATACTTATGTGGCAACAGCATCTGATCGGTATGTGCTAGCTGGCGCTTGTACTTGCTGCATCTATGGGTGGTATCGTAGCGTGGTGCATGGAGCGGTTCCCTCTCATGGCATTAGCGCTCACATACTTTATTGGCAGTATGACAGCTCATACAGTGTATTTGGCTCATCTTAATGCGTCTTGACAGCTCTGATATTTTTTGCAGGTTTCTATCACTATGCGGCGCAGGAGCATGCGCTGTGCGATCGTTACGCAGTTTCTGAACATATGGGTTAGTAGTGGTTAACTGGTTGGATTTATGTAGCGTAATTTGCGCTCATTCATCCTACTGGTATCCTATGGTCCTTTGCATAGCCAATATGGTGGATACATTATGTTTTATACTGTGTGGGCACCTCTTTTTTCAAACGATTTTGTGTGCTTTGATTGCCTGGATTACTCGGTTTGGGCATTCATTAATATGCGACAGGAGCCTGTGTAGAGCGATCCCAGCATTGCTCCAGGCTGCACATGTGTGACACTGACATCTGATCGGTATGTGCCAGCCGGCACTTGCATTTGCTGCAGTTATGGATTACATTGCAGCGTGGTGCATGTAGTGGCTCCCTCATACCGAAGGGTTAAACTCTGGAAGCTTTTCTTGTCTCCCCGGCAACTGTATTTTCACACCAATCAGCGTTCGATGCCGGAGCATGCTCAGATGGGGGAGATTCTCCATGTTGGTGTGACTCATACTACTCCATGCGGCCGATCTAGCAGCAGCACAGCTGATTATGGTAATGCTATTCATTTATGTGTTATATAAGGGGCAAGTACTTGGTCTTtaaattacccctgacgaagctgcccggtgtggtggcgatacgcgttgggtctcctTGTAGCCCACATTAGGACTCTTTTTCCAGGCGCTATAGGCTTGGGCATTATGTGCCCTGGGTAATATGCTATCTCTACAGCTCACACTATCTTGGTGCTATTTTTCTGTATAGTGGCATGTTAGATAGTTAGTCACATGTTATTGAGGCATTATGCTGATATATTTTTTGCTGCTTGACATTTATGTACCGTTATGTACACACCTGTCGTCTCTACATGCTAGGCAGGTTTGTGCATGTGTGTCCCTTATCTAGCACTTGCAGTGCAGGGAT
This window harbors:
- the LOC143766508 gene encoding uncharacterized protein LOC143766508, coding for MVAQEPARDTAIQETPILDMDSRCPPAADSLHLRFCFIALQHWMISPRVIDRYCGIYWICWTKGRKVILDDFEVPPNTWLVTLDVESLYTCISHELGTQAVAYFLDLNSSGDRRHDSFLLDLLLFILDRNFFTFDRVFYRHPG